The Elusimicrobiota bacterium genomic sequence TTCTGGTAATACCCCAGAGTATCGTCATACACCGTAGTCCCGGGGAATAATGTTTTCGCATGGGTAAGGAGTTCACCCGCAGAACGGTAATTCCCGGAATAAAACTCAACTGCGGCATTAAGTTCATACACCTGCGCAGTAAGTTGTTTATCTGCTATAGTTTCCCTTATAGCATTAAGTTCACCGCATTCAAGTTGTTTATAAACTTCGTTAACAAATAATTCTTCATCCTGATGCGCTAAGCATTGGGTGGGAAGTAGGAATACCATAAGTGTGATGCACAACAAAATCATTCAGTCAGCCTCTTATAATACTCTTTTATTGTTTTCTCATATACCTGCGGATACTTTTGTTTCATAGCTTCCATAATATCCTGACGGAACTCTTTTGGAGGCAGATACTCCTCTTTCCCCGGGAGTTTCACCGTACCGGTTTTCGTCCCAGCCATCCCGCCGGTACCTTCACGGGACTGAATAATCTTTGTCCCTGGCTTTGTACCCGAATTCTGCATTGCCTGCTGCATCTGCCCGGCAGCCTGCTGTACCCCTTCTTTCCCCTGGTTAAGATGATACGCCGCTGTGCGTTCATTATCCCCACCCGCCCGGGGTTCACCCGCACCAAGTTTTCCTTCAGCTGACTCCATTGCCGTCATTGCGTTATTAAGCTCATCCATAACTTTATCATCCATCATTGCAGTACTTTTTGCGAGGTTACGCAGTTCATCACGGAATCCCGATGTTTTATCACGTAAACTCCGTTGCCGCCGGCTAAGATTTTCCAACCCTTTTTTATCATTATCATCCATCCCGGCCCCAGCTTTTTTTTCGAAGTTAGACAACCACTCAAGGATATCTATCTCCCCGGCGATAATATACGCGTATTCATCCACAATTTGTTTTGTTGCGTTATGCGTATCTGTTAGTTTAGACAGAATAATGGTATCACTACTCTTCTGTATCTCGGCAATCCCCGCGGATTCTGTACTAAACGCAGAATTGAACACGCGGTTACCATCCTCCAACCGTGAAAGTATTGACTTTAAATACTCAACACTCTTATTAATATTCTTGCTCATAAGTTCGTTATACACGTTCTGCATCAGCATAAACGCGTAGTTTAAGTCATTCACAGCACCCGCGTTTTGTTCCGGATACTTTGACCACACAGGGAAACTGGTTCTTAACCTCTGAGTATGCGTAATAACCTCCTTTTGTTTCTCCGCAAGACGGGAGAACATACTTTTTTGCAGTTCTTTCATATAATCCAACTGCTTATTCTCATACTGCGCAGTCTCGGTGATCAACTGATTTTGTTCATCAATAAGTTTGTCAAGCCCAGCCGCGAGTTTTTCCATCTTACCCGCGGTTTGCGACATTTCATTGTATACCGACGACTCCGCAGCTTTCTGCAGGTCGTCCAGCATCTTACTCATACTCTCGGCTAACTGTTTCGCTAATTGTAACGCGCGGCCATAATCCTTTTTCTCTAACGCATCCTGCAACTGTTCCCACAAAGACTTTGTTTTATTAAGATCAATATTTTTTATAGCATCCTGGTTCATAAACTCATCGGGTAATGACTCCGGCTGTTTCTGTAATACCTGCGCCATTTTGTCCATCATCTCACCGATTTTTTTCATCATTTCATCCAACTGCCTTTGTTTTTCATTATCCACCCGTGAGGAATCATCACCTAACTGCTGAGTTAAATCAGACGATAC encodes the following:
- a CDS encoding DUF4175 family protein, with protein sequence VYHCKDDYGIKSVVLAYKNERDPEEKTLRARITGFPAGTLEKVDDWVWKLASTGIKPGDVIEYWLELTDNDTVTGPKVASSKRLKVEVFSYENEHKLIGKEIDDIYEKLVNVLAKQLAAEFVTKEIIKAMPETDTAPLWQKDKGGQSEVKTDIRDLTAQLSKTLDRMNNDPLSDSRVYNEYRAMENGLKSLLEKPLNEALKKIDERNPQGTQSVQHEIVEKLEKMSILAEDVMENQRMADLLNTARELNDVSSDLTQQLGDDSSRVDNEKQRQLDEMMKKIGEMMDKMAQVLQKQPESLPDEFMNQDAIKNIDLNKTKSLWEQLQDALEKKDYGRALQLAKQLAESMSKMLDDLQKAAESSVYNEMSQTAGKMEKLAAGLDKLIDEQNQLITETAQYENKQLDYMKELQKSMFSRLAEKQKEVITHTQRLRTSFPVWSKYPEQNAGAVNDLNYAFMLMQNVYNELMSKNINKSVEYLKSILSRLEDGNRVFNSAFSTESAGIAEIQKSSDTIILSKLTDTHNATKQIVDEYAYIIAGEIDILEWLSNFEKKAGAGMDDNDKKGLENLSRRQRSLRDKTSGFRDELRNLAKSTAMMDDKVMDELNNAMTAMESAEGKLGAGEPRAGGDNERTAAYHLNQGKEGVQQAAGQMQQAMQNSGTKPGTKIIQSREGTGGMAGTKTGTVKLPGKEEYLPPKEFRQDIMEAMKQKYPQVYEKTIKEYYKRLTE